Proteins from a single region of Terriglobales bacterium:
- a CDS encoding IclR family transcriptional regulator has translation MIRPRESKSAPVGVVTKVLHILETLHDAPSGLQLKDVAMQTGINKSTAYRFLAHLEHEGYVFRDSSGAYAIGVRLARLASGLSYQTTLRKISRPVLQQLWRATGETVNLAVLDGREVLYLDVMESSHTFRLVSQVGIRRPVYCTALGKAMLAFVPEEEQQYFFTGLAFERFTPHTVKNVASLRKDFAQIRQRGYSLDNEEAYLGSRCIGAPIFESSGKIAAAVSVSGPTTRVTREKVPVFAAAAKNAATAISRSLGYSVVDKTSGRSDGLAAAVGQ, from the coding sequence ATGATTAGGCCGCGTGAGTCGAAGTCAGCCCCAGTAGGGGTCGTAACCAAGGTCTTACATATTTTAGAAACGCTGCACGATGCTCCTTCCGGTCTGCAATTGAAGGACGTCGCGATGCAAACCGGAATCAATAAGAGCACTGCATATCGCTTTCTTGCGCACTTAGAGCATGAGGGTTATGTCTTTCGCGACAGCTCGGGAGCCTATGCTATCGGCGTTCGTCTGGCGCGACTGGCATCGGGGCTGTCGTATCAGACGACGTTGCGCAAGATCAGTCGTCCGGTGCTGCAGCAACTCTGGCGTGCGACTGGAGAGACGGTGAATCTTGCGGTTCTGGATGGACGCGAGGTTCTCTATCTGGACGTAATGGAGAGTAGCCACACGTTCCGGCTCGTGTCGCAAGTCGGCATTCGACGCCCGGTGTATTGCACGGCCTTGGGAAAGGCGATGCTGGCTTTCGTGCCGGAAGAAGAGCAGCAGTACTTCTTCACCGGTTTGGCATTCGAGCGATTCACTCCCCACACAGTCAAGAATGTCGCAAGTTTGCGCAAGGACTTCGCGCAAATCCGTCAGCGCGGATACTCCCTCGACAACGAAGAGGCATACCTTGGGTCGCGGTGTATTGGTGCTCCGATCTTCGAGTCGTCAGGAAAGATCGCGGCCGCTGTGAGCGTGTCGGGCCCGACGACACGGGTTACCCGCGAAAAGGTGCCGGTATTCGCGGCTGCGGCCAAGAATGCCGCAACGGCGATTTCCAGGAGCCTTGGTTATTCGGTCGTCGACAAGACGAGCGGGAGGAGTGACGGATTGGCAGCAGCGGTCGGGCAGTAG
- a CDS encoding carboxypeptidase regulatory-like domain-containing protein, giving the protein MLFTKKSTLTSIILCIAFSLPAFSQARGGETNGTVTDSSGAVVPGATVTLTNQGTNIQNTANTNNNGYFVFVNVQPGAYKLKVEKPGFKSVESSFQVTVNQAVAQNMTLEVGSASTTVEVTAAAPVLDSTTTELGTVIEERTVQSLPLNGRNFTQLLTLTPGVTPVSTSQNKSIGGVEGNVGIPGSGFSDPSFHGQENRSKLYFYDGIINTNIRGPTYIVIPNLDMVQEFKVVGQDAHADMGGAAGGVVNMVSKSGTNKFHGSAFEYVRNNAFDARNGFTDVDAFGNPKAPAAYHQNQFGATVSGPIIHDRTFFSFGYDGWRYSQPTQQTFYIPTPAEINGDFSQTTVSGTSNQIYNPYSTRGTGSNLVRDPFRCDATTGAPLPVNAQNQQTQTGVICNKIPQALINPAMQAFFKTYSATPNYANPIDPTKNFIQNRPSINNSDGYNARVDHRFGQRDNVFLRFTQQNNNTFSPIGEAGSTSGGSPGRNYGGDYVHTFGPNLIFDFRAGYAGRPGVDSSQQNTHTAGTAPLTQAGFTDIDKYNGMLVTLAGPWNNAGGSSSYGVRGGALRENPTRSFTPSIQWLKGNHNIKAGFWYINAKRVQDNTFQTFGFSNTQTENPQNTSNTGLSLASALLAFPSSASGQLPNRAGGEVSFTYASWAAYLQDEWKVKPNLTLTFGLRYDYLTQPQTDDGRLWNSLDLQNQRWIIGATTMPALCSVAKQAPCIPDGINLTTGVYTAANDFRNDPHFANVVLAGKQFFAPGPVKDNFGPRFGLAWQLRSKTVLRTGAGLYWDALPARSQYAQNDLEAEVWPDAVAFATGNVNTDAAFTNGSAQPVSGIQGHFPVTLPTTTPWAIGGFSDDPRYKDPYSLQYHVEIQQELTAHTMFSIGYVGSQNGRLPFSGLANAARQATPNSTCAATDTACKNAYTASIDALRYMPWVNINNYTMSIARSSYNGFESKLDHRFANGLSSLVSYTWSKSIDEGSGYFGVENSLSGGGSTVQTFGNLRSARGVSGYDITHFFSWANVYELPFGRGKRFLTGGPLSWLLGNWESDSILQARSGTPYNLQVSGDIANLKGSAPSIGTYGRPNVIANPFAAGPVAANPDPLCHFTVSQTIPAGQPSAGKKGSAPDVVGNSTNYFNPCAFTQPQGSFGNFGRNGFRGPAVWNTDFALMKNFLLGEQMRLQLQFQFFNIFNVQNWEAPSQVTINSSGTTVNPKAGQITTLAQGTTPRQMQFGLRFVF; this is encoded by the coding sequence ATGCTGTTCACAAAGAAATCGACCCTGACGTCGATCATTTTATGTATCGCGTTTTCTCTTCCTGCATTTTCCCAAGCTCGAGGTGGTGAGACCAACGGAACAGTCACCGACTCATCAGGCGCGGTAGTACCTGGCGCAACCGTCACGCTCACCAACCAGGGCACAAACATCCAGAATACGGCCAATACAAATAACAACGGATACTTCGTATTCGTGAACGTGCAGCCCGGCGCCTACAAACTGAAAGTGGAGAAGCCTGGGTTCAAGTCTGTGGAATCTTCTTTCCAAGTTACGGTTAACCAGGCTGTGGCGCAAAATATGACGCTCGAAGTTGGGAGTGCGTCAACCACCGTGGAGGTCACCGCCGCAGCTCCCGTGCTTGATAGCACAACCACTGAGCTCGGTACTGTGATTGAAGAGAGAACTGTGCAGTCTCTGCCGCTGAATGGCAGAAACTTTACGCAACTGTTGACGCTTACTCCAGGAGTTACGCCCGTTTCGACTTCACAGAATAAGAGCATTGGCGGCGTGGAAGGTAACGTCGGGATTCCTGGATCAGGATTCTCTGATCCGTCGTTCCACGGTCAGGAGAACCGATCGAAGCTGTACTTCTATGACGGGATCATCAATACCAACATACGCGGCCCGACATATATCGTGATCCCGAACCTCGACATGGTTCAGGAATTCAAGGTCGTCGGCCAAGATGCCCATGCCGACATGGGCGGCGCTGCCGGCGGCGTCGTCAACATGGTCTCGAAGTCTGGAACTAACAAATTCCACGGATCGGCGTTCGAATATGTTCGGAACAATGCCTTTGACGCTCGCAACGGATTCACTGATGTGGACGCTTTCGGCAATCCCAAAGCACCGGCCGCGTACCACCAGAATCAGTTTGGTGCGACCGTTTCGGGCCCGATCATCCACGATCGCACATTTTTCTCGTTTGGATATGACGGATGGCGATACAGTCAACCGACTCAGCAAACGTTTTATATACCGACGCCAGCAGAAATAAATGGCGACTTCTCACAAACCACTGTGTCAGGCACTTCAAACCAGATCTACAATCCGTATTCGACCCGCGGCACTGGAAGCAATCTGGTCCGCGATCCCTTCCGCTGCGATGCCACCACGGGCGCTCCGCTTCCGGTCAACGCCCAAAACCAGCAGACGCAGACCGGGGTGATCTGCAACAAGATTCCTCAAGCTTTGATTAATCCTGCAATGCAGGCATTCTTCAAGACCTATTCGGCGACACCGAACTACGCCAATCCAATCGACCCGACCAAGAACTTCATTCAGAATCGCCCATCAATCAATAACTCAGACGGATACAACGCCAGAGTCGATCACCGTTTTGGTCAAAGAGACAACGTGTTCTTGCGCTTCACCCAGCAAAACAACAACACATTTTCTCCTATCGGCGAAGCGGGATCGACCTCCGGCGGATCACCGGGGAGAAATTATGGCGGTGATTACGTACACACGTTTGGACCAAATCTGATTTTCGACTTCCGGGCGGGATACGCTGGGCGACCGGGGGTCGATTCCAGCCAACAGAACACTCACACCGCTGGAACGGCGCCACTGACTCAGGCTGGGTTCACAGACATCGACAAGTACAACGGTATGCTAGTGACGCTCGCCGGACCGTGGAACAACGCGGGCGGAAGCTCAAGTTACGGCGTCCGGGGTGGTGCACTGCGAGAAAACCCAACCCGAAGCTTCACACCGAGCATTCAATGGCTCAAAGGAAACCACAACATCAAGGCTGGTTTCTGGTACATCAACGCAAAGCGTGTCCAGGACAATACCTTCCAAACTTTTGGATTTAGCAACACTCAGACCGAGAATCCACAGAATACGAGCAACACCGGCCTGTCTTTGGCCTCGGCGCTACTAGCTTTTCCCAGTTCCGCTTCGGGACAGCTCCCGAATCGAGCTGGCGGAGAAGTTTCCTTCACATATGCGTCTTGGGCCGCCTACCTCCAGGACGAATGGAAGGTCAAGCCAAACTTAACCTTAACCTTCGGCCTGCGTTATGACTATTTGACGCAGCCGCAAACGGACGATGGACGCCTTTGGAATTCTCTCGACCTGCAAAATCAGCGCTGGATTATCGGAGCAACGACTATGCCGGCGTTATGCAGCGTTGCGAAGCAAGCGCCTTGTATTCCAGACGGGATCAATCTAACAACGGGCGTCTACACGGCAGCAAACGATTTTCGGAACGATCCGCACTTCGCAAATGTAGTGTTGGCGGGCAAGCAGTTCTTCGCTCCAGGTCCAGTCAAGGACAACTTCGGGCCAAGATTCGGATTGGCCTGGCAACTTCGTTCGAAGACCGTCTTGCGAACCGGAGCCGGTCTCTACTGGGATGCTCTACCCGCACGAAGTCAATATGCGCAGAATGACCTGGAAGCCGAAGTGTGGCCTGATGCCGTAGCCTTTGCGACAGGCAATGTCAACACTGATGCTGCATTCACGAATGGCTCGGCCCAGCCTGTCAGCGGCATCCAGGGACACTTCCCAGTCACACTACCCACCACTACTCCGTGGGCGATCGGTGGATTCAGCGACGATCCGCGGTACAAAGATCCGTACTCACTGCAGTACCACGTGGAGATACAGCAGGAGTTGACGGCGCACACGATGTTCTCGATTGGCTACGTTGGAAGCCAGAACGGAAGGCTGCCGTTCTCAGGCTTGGCCAACGCCGCCAGACAAGCCACTCCAAACAGTACCTGCGCAGCAACCGATACAGCTTGCAAGAATGCCTATACCGCTTCCATCGATGCCCTGCGGTATATGCCGTGGGTCAATATCAACAATTACACGATGAGCATCGCTCGTTCGAGCTACAACGGGTTCGAGAGCAAGCTGGATCATCGTTTTGCGAACGGGCTGAGCTCGTTAGTGTCCTACACCTGGAGTAAGTCCATCGACGAGGGCAGCGGGTACTTTGGAGTGGAGAATTCCTTATCCGGTGGAGGTTCCACGGTTCAGACCTTCGGCAATCTGCGTAGCGCCCGTGGCGTCTCCGGCTACGATATTACCCACTTCTTCTCCTGGGCTAATGTCTACGAACTTCCCTTTGGACGCGGGAAACGATTCCTCACCGGTGGTCCTCTGTCCTGGCTGCTGGGTAACTGGGAATCAGACTCCATTCTGCAGGCCCGTTCGGGAACTCCTTACAATTTGCAGGTGAGCGGTGATATTGCGAACCTGAAAGGCAGCGCTCCCAGCATCGGCACTTATGGAAGGCCGAACGTCATCGCCAATCCGTTCGCTGCTGGACCAGTTGCTGCCAATCCCGATCCGCTATGTCACTTCACTGTTTCTCAAACGATTCCTGCTGGCCAGCCCAGCGCCGGGAAAAAGGGCAGTGCCCCTGACGTGGTAGGGAACAGTACAAATTACTTTAATCCTTGTGCCTTCACACAGCCTCAGGGCTCATTTGGAAACTTTGGAAGAAATGGTTTCCGGGGTCCGGCAGTTTGGAACACGGACTTTGCTCTGATGAAGAATTTCTTACTGGGCGAACAAATGAGACTGCAGCTGCAATTCCAGTTCTTCAACATCTTCAACGTGCAGAATTGGGAGGCTCCGTCTCAGGTCACGATCAACTCGTCTGGGACAACTGTTAATCCGAAAGCAGGGCAAATCACAACCCTTGCTCAGGGAACAACGCCGAGGCAGATGCAGTTCGGCCTGCGGTTCGTGTTCTAA
- a CDS encoding glycoside hydrolase family 28 protein has protein sequence MSTKQLPGRRNFVRNLAVGLTAVPISGIAQAVSPGGSKSRASGQADRRYILDVRDFGAVPDGKTLATKSIQTAFDKCHEAGGGKVVIPPGRYLSAPLFLRSNMELELLPGAYLLGSTNFDDYPTIQGRWEGLDRTIFASLLTGQDLENVTISGRGTIDGQGQGWWKAHRETQALRRKLGLEGREPENPPGSPLQWPRPRLINLYRCKNVHISGIAILNSPSWQVHPVLCEDICIDGVTIWAPGDSPNTDGIDPDSCRLVRISNCYISTGDDCVVIKSGYKYQPGVKQIPSEDITVTNCVFGTGHAGVAIGSETSGGVRNVTVSNCVCNGTRRGLYIKSARGRGNIVENFRASNVVLKNITDTAVHVGMFYTGSDRTARVEKNEATPTFRNFHFSDIIVEQAPHGVIVEGLPENPIREFSLENVSVNGVGTGLNCSNTQQARFERLTVNSDTGPSFSFSDVRDLEISRFRSAKTAPEQVVIRMERVENVSVTSCQAPESSRALLEFHGPGSRDVVLALNRVPKGVQEVAFAEGADTSVVEKRA, from the coding sequence ATGTCGACCAAACAGCTTCCAGGCCGGCGTAATTTTGTCCGAAACCTCGCGGTGGGACTAACCGCCGTTCCCATATCAGGAATCGCACAAGCGGTTTCTCCTGGCGGCAGTAAGTCAAGGGCTTCCGGACAGGCAGACCGCCGCTACATTCTTGACGTACGTGACTTCGGCGCAGTGCCAGACGGCAAGACACTGGCCACAAAATCAATCCAGACTGCTTTCGACAAGTGCCACGAAGCCGGTGGAGGAAAAGTAGTCATCCCGCCGGGCAGATATCTGAGCGCTCCCTTGTTTCTGCGCAGCAACATGGAGCTTGAGCTTCTGCCCGGCGCCTATCTGCTCGGCAGCACGAACTTCGATGACTATCCGACCATCCAGGGCCGCTGGGAAGGGCTCGACCGTACCATCTTTGCTTCCCTGCTTACCGGCCAGGATCTCGAGAATGTCACGATCTCGGGACGCGGAACTATCGATGGTCAAGGGCAGGGATGGTGGAAGGCGCACCGCGAGACTCAGGCACTACGGCGCAAGCTGGGCCTCGAAGGGCGTGAGCCGGAGAATCCTCCGGGATCGCCGCTGCAATGGCCTCGTCCCCGCCTCATTAATCTGTATCGCTGTAAGAACGTCCACATTTCGGGAATCGCCATTCTGAATTCGCCCTCGTGGCAGGTGCATCCTGTGCTCTGCGAGGACATCTGCATCGACGGCGTGACCATCTGGGCGCCGGGAGATTCTCCGAACACAGACGGCATCGATCCTGACTCTTGCCGGTTGGTGCGCATTTCTAACTGCTACATCAGTACCGGCGATGACTGCGTGGTCATCAAGTCCGGCTACAAGTACCAGCCCGGGGTGAAACAGATTCCCAGCGAAGACATCACTGTCACCAACTGTGTGTTCGGTACTGGCCATGCGGGAGTCGCGATTGGCAGCGAGACCTCTGGAGGGGTGCGCAACGTTACCGTCAGCAATTGTGTGTGCAACGGCACGCGGCGTGGGCTGTACATCAAGAGCGCTCGAGGACGGGGAAATATCGTCGAGAACTTCAGGGCCTCGAATGTCGTGCTCAAAAACATTACCGACACTGCAGTCCACGTCGGAATGTTCTATACCGGCAGCGACCGCACTGCACGCGTGGAGAAGAACGAGGCCACTCCTACGTTTCGGAATTTTCATTTCAGCGACATCATTGTTGAACAGGCGCCTCATGGCGTAATCGTCGAAGGCCTGCCAGAGAATCCGATTCGGGAATTTAGCCTGGAAAACGTAAGTGTGAATGGCGTTGGAACTGGATTAAACTGCTCCAACACGCAGCAAGCACGGTTTGAACGTCTTACTGTGAACTCAGACACCGGCCCTTCCTTCTCTTTCAGTGATGTGCGCGATCTGGAAATCTCTCGGTTTCGTTCAGCGAAAACAGCTCCGGAGCAGGTTGTGATTCGCATGGAACGGGTCGAAAATGTATCTGTAACGTCCTGCCAGGCGCCGGAGTCGAGCCGCGCTCTGCTTGAATTTCATGGACCGGGATCGCGGGATGTAGTGCTGGCATTGAATCGCGTGCCGAAGGGCGTGCAGGAGGTCGCATTTGCCGAAGGAGCGGATACGTCCGTAGTGGAAAAGCGTGCCTGA
- a CDS encoding altronate dehydratase family protein, which translates to MPETLTQTRILKLDRRDNVMIALADLRAGEEVSLGKETHSVVTNVAAKHKFALKEFAPGDQIIMYGVVVGKATQPIREGEVITTRNIRHEASDFHQKSENYAWHAPDVSGWKNRTFLGYKRADGQVGTRNYWLVVPLVFCENRNIDVLRKAFDEGLGYAPPQVYRQQVADLARLYREGRVDAIKTYQHTSEDGHRQPHGFFENVDGVKFLTHERGCGGTREDARNLCGLIAGYLHHPNVAGATVLSLGCQHSQADILREEIAKRDTHFAKPLILLEQQGSASERAMLSQAIRETFLGLVQANRAQREPASLDKLCVGLKCGGSDGFSGLSANPAIGHVSDLLAALGGSSILAEFPELCGVEQALINRSTSQEVADRFITLMRDYAARAKAVRASFEMNPSPGNIKDGLITDAMKSAGAARKGGDSPVTAVLDYPEYATEPGLNLLCTPGSDVEAVTAQVGAGANVVLFTTGLGTPTGNPIAPVIKISTNSQLAQSMADAIDVDTGTIIAGEESVEDAGERILGVITKVASGEMKTKAELLGQDDFIPWKRGVSL; encoded by the coding sequence GTGCCTGAAACTCTGACTCAAACCCGGATACTGAAACTTGATCGCCGCGACAATGTAATGATCGCGCTCGCAGACCTGCGTGCGGGAGAAGAGGTGAGCCTCGGGAAGGAGACTCACAGCGTCGTGACCAACGTCGCGGCAAAGCACAAGTTTGCTCTGAAGGAGTTTGCGCCGGGCGATCAGATCATTATGTACGGAGTGGTCGTGGGCAAGGCAACGCAGCCCATCCGCGAAGGCGAGGTCATTACTACTCGCAACATTCGACATGAAGCCTCCGACTTTCACCAGAAATCAGAAAACTATGCATGGCACGCTCCTGATGTGTCGGGCTGGAAGAACCGCACGTTTCTGGGCTACAAGCGCGCCGATGGACAGGTAGGCACGCGCAATTACTGGCTGGTTGTTCCGCTGGTCTTTTGTGAGAACCGCAACATTGATGTATTGCGCAAGGCTTTCGACGAAGGACTCGGATACGCTCCGCCGCAGGTTTACCGTCAGCAGGTGGCGGATCTTGCTCGCCTGTATCGCGAAGGGCGAGTCGATGCAATCAAGACGTACCAGCACACGAGCGAAGATGGACACCGGCAACCTCACGGGTTCTTTGAAAATGTCGATGGCGTCAAATTCCTCACGCATGAGCGTGGCTGCGGCGGCACGCGCGAGGATGCGAGAAACCTGTGCGGGCTGATCGCCGGTTATCTCCACCATCCCAATGTTGCCGGGGCTACTGTCCTTAGCCTCGGATGCCAGCATTCTCAGGCGGACATCCTGCGCGAGGAGATCGCTAAGCGCGATACACATTTTGCCAAGCCGCTGATCCTTCTCGAGCAACAAGGCAGCGCCTCGGAGCGCGCAATGCTTTCGCAGGCGATACGAGAGACATTCCTCGGGTTGGTGCAAGCCAATCGCGCGCAACGAGAGCCCGCGAGTCTCGACAAACTTTGTGTCGGATTGAAATGTGGCGGATCGGATGGTTTCTCTGGACTCTCCGCCAATCCGGCTATCGGACATGTCTCCGATTTGCTCGCGGCTTTGGGTGGAAGCAGCATCCTTGCTGAATTTCCCGAACTTTGCGGAGTCGAGCAAGCACTCATCAATCGCTCGACGAGCCAAGAAGTCGCTGATCGATTCATCACGTTGATGCGCGACTACGCGGCGCGTGCCAAGGCTGTACGCGCCAGTTTCGAAATGAATCCGTCGCCGGGAAATATTAAAGATGGACTCATTACCGACGCGATGAAGTCCGCAGGGGCTGCACGCAAAGGCGGAGATTCCCCGGTGACCGCCGTCCTGGATTATCCGGAGTACGCAACCGAACCTGGGCTGAACCTCCTCTGCACTCCAGGCAGCGACGTGGAGGCCGTGACTGCGCAAGTCGGCGCGGGGGCAAACGTTGTTCTCTTCACTACAGGCCTCGGCACTCCCACCGGCAATCCCATCGCCCCCGTAATCAAGATCTCGACCAATTCACAACTGGCTCAAAGCATGGCGGACGCGATCGACGTAGACACGGGAACAATCATCGCCGGCGAGGAGTCCGTGGAAGACGCTGGTGAACGCATCCTTGGTGTGATCACAAAAGTTGCAAGTGGCGAGATGAAGACCAAAGCGGAACTGCTTGGACAAGACGATTTCATTCCCTGGAAACGAGGCGTTTCGCTCTGA
- a CDS encoding glucose 1-dehydrogenase — protein sequence MFRLDGKTAVITGGASGIGQAIALCFAQQGAAVHILELDKANAEQTTATIREQGGTAEWHTCDVSNQQQVKDVFCKIGGSNPIHVLVNNAGVAHVGKLETTTEEDFERIFRINVKGTYNCMYAVIDYMKTGGGGVILNLASIAATAGLADRFAYSMSKGAVLTMTYSVARDYVAQNIRCNCISPARVHTPFVDGFVRKNYPGREQDMFQKLAQSQPMGRMAQPSEVASLALFLCSDASSFITGTNYPIDGGFLNLHG from the coding sequence ATGTTTCGTCTTGATGGAAAAACCGCCGTCATCACCGGCGGCGCCAGCGGTATCGGACAGGCGATCGCGCTTTGCTTCGCTCAACAGGGAGCCGCGGTCCACATTCTTGAACTAGACAAAGCCAATGCAGAGCAGACGACGGCAACCATTCGTGAGCAGGGCGGGACGGCAGAGTGGCACACTTGTGATGTCTCCAACCAACAGCAAGTCAAGGACGTGTTCTGCAAAATCGGTGGCAGCAATCCAATTCACGTTCTCGTGAATAATGCCGGAGTCGCCCACGTTGGCAAACTCGAAACCACAACAGAGGAAGATTTCGAGCGCATCTTCCGCATCAACGTTAAGGGCACTTACAACTGCATGTACGCCGTGATCGACTACATGAAGACGGGCGGTGGCGGCGTAATCCTGAATCTCGCTTCGATTGCGGCCACTGCCGGACTCGCGGATCGCTTTGCATATTCCATGAGCAAAGGAGCAGTGCTGACGATGACCTACTCGGTGGCGCGCGATTATGTGGCCCAGAATATTCGCTGTAACTGCATTTCGCCCGCCCGCGTTCACACTCCTTTTGTCGACGGTTTCGTGCGCAAGAACTATCCCGGACGCGAGCAGGACATGTTTCAGAAGCTTGCCCAATCGCAGCCGATGGGCAGAATGGCCCAGCCAAGCGAGGTAGCGTCGCTCGCTCTATTTCTCTGTTCAGACGCTTCCAGTTTCATAACCGGAACCAATTATCCGATTGACGGAGGATTTCTCAACCTGCACGGCTAG
- a CDS encoding amidohydrolase family protein, translating to MRIDSHQHFWRYDPVRDGWITQEMAVLKRDFMPEELSERMRESGVDCSIAVQTDQSETETHFLLDLAAKNSAIAGVVGWVNLLDKNVEQRLEQFSRNPKLRGFRHIVQAEPDDRFLMRDDFLRGIRALPRHDFTYDILVYARQLPAAVEFVKRFPAQKFVVDHLAKPSVKSGEIDAWARNIRDLAKSPNVYCKLSGLVTEADWASWNAETLRPYLDVVFEAFGTDRLMFGSDWPVCLLAASYAQVKEVIENYTRDLSADEKARIFGLNAARFYGLAA from the coding sequence ATGCGGATCGACTCCCACCAGCACTTCTGGCGCTATGACCCGGTACGAGACGGCTGGATTACACAGGAAATGGCAGTCCTGAAACGGGATTTCATGCCCGAGGAGCTGAGTGAGCGAATGCGGGAGAGCGGGGTTGATTGTTCGATCGCTGTCCAGACGGATCAGTCGGAAACGGAAACTCACTTCTTGCTCGATCTTGCAGCAAAGAATTCGGCGATCGCAGGAGTGGTGGGGTGGGTGAACTTACTGGACAAGAACGTCGAACAGCGACTGGAACAATTCTCGCGTAATCCGAAGCTGCGGGGGTTCAGGCACATCGTTCAGGCCGAACCTGATGATCGCTTCCTGATGCGCGATGACTTCCTCCGAGGAATACGCGCTCTGCCTCGCCACGACTTTACGTACGACATCCTTGTCTACGCGCGCCAGCTTCCGGCTGCTGTCGAATTTGTCAAACGCTTTCCCGCGCAGAAGTTCGTCGTGGATCATCTTGCCAAGCCATCGGTCAAATCGGGGGAGATTGACGCGTGGGCTCGGAACATCCGCGATTTGGCAAAGAGCCCAAATGTGTACTGCAAGTTATCAGGTCTGGTGACTGAAGCCGATTGGGCCTCCTGGAACGCCGAGACTCTTCGTCCTTACCTGGATGTTGTATTTGAGGCGTTTGGAACAGATCGTCTCATGTTCGGGTCTGATTGGCCGGTATGTTTGCTGGCTGCCAGCTACGCGCAGGTGAAGGAAGTTATCGAGAATTACACACGAGATCTCTCCGCGGATGAGAAGGCACGCATCTTTGGACTGAACGCAGCCCGATTCTATGGACTTGCAGCTTAA
- a CDS encoding SDR family oxidoreductase, translating to MDLQLKDKVIVITGGAKGIGAAITHTSVDEGAIPVIVDRDQQALQQIEKELKAKHKQVVCMAAELSKPEECRRIISEASRQLGRIDALVNNAGVNDKVGLEQGSPEEYIASLERNLLHYYNMAHYALPHLKKARGAIVNISSKTALTGQGGTSGYASAKGAILALTREWAVELLPYQIRVNAIVPAEVMTPLYRQWLDTFPNPDEKLAAITAKIPLGKRMTLAEEIAWTAIFLLSPRSGHTTGQQLFVDGGYVHLDRAIT from the coding sequence ATGGACTTGCAGCTTAAAGACAAGGTCATCGTCATCACGGGTGGCGCCAAGGGGATTGGCGCAGCCATCACGCATACCAGTGTCGACGAGGGCGCGATCCCGGTGATTGTCGATCGCGATCAGCAGGCGTTGCAACAAATCGAGAAGGAGCTGAAGGCCAAGCACAAGCAAGTGGTATGTATGGCTGCCGAATTGAGCAAGCCGGAAGAGTGTCGCCGGATTATCTCTGAAGCCAGCCGTCAGCTCGGGCGAATCGATGCGCTGGTAAACAACGCTGGCGTAAATGACAAAGTTGGTCTCGAGCAAGGTAGTCCCGAGGAATACATCGCATCGCTTGAACGGAATCTTCTGCACTACTACAACATGGCGCATTATGCGTTGCCGCATTTGAAGAAAGCGCGCGGGGCGATCGTCAACATTAGTTCCAAAACAGCACTCACGGGACAGGGCGGTACTTCAGGATACGCATCAGCCAAGGGTGCGATCCTGGCACTGACGCGAGAATGGGCCGTCGAACTCCTCCCATATCAAATCCGCGTTAATGCGATCGTGCCGGCCGAAGTGATGACGCCCCTTTATCGTCAATGGCTCGATACGTTCCCAAATCCTGACGAAAAGCTGGCCGCCATCACCGCCAAGATTCCGCTGGGCAAACGCATGACGCTTGCTGAGGAGATTGCGTGGACCGCGATCTTCCTGTTGAGTCCACGGTCAGGCCATACGACTGGACAGCAACTGTTCGTGGACGGAGGTTACGTGCACTTGGATCGCGCAATTACATAG